Proteins co-encoded in one Diaminobutyricimonas sp. LJ205 genomic window:
- a CDS encoding SDR family NAD(P)-dependent oxidoreductase: MSNFEGKTALVTGGGSGLGEAISKDLAKNGVKVVITDINLDAATRVADEIKAAGGTAAPFQANTAVAEDSKKAVEFAVETYGALNYAVNNAGIGGASAPTGEVDLEDWDRVVSINLNGVLYGMRYQIPEILKAGASEGAIVNMASIHGTVAVNGNSAYTATKHAVVGLTKNAASEYGAEGLRINAIGPGYIETPLLKTAAKEVLNGLEAKHPLGRLGQPEEIANVATFLLSDKASFMTGSYVLVDGGYTTL; this comes from the coding sequence ATGAGCAACTTCGAAGGCAAGACGGCACTGGTCACCGGCGGCGGTTCCGGACTCGGCGAGGCAATCAGCAAGGACCTCGCGAAGAACGGTGTGAAGGTCGTCATCACCGACATCAACCTGGACGCGGCAACCCGCGTCGCCGACGAGATCAAGGCAGCCGGCGGCACCGCGGCTCCGTTCCAGGCCAATACGGCAGTCGCCGAGGACAGCAAGAAGGCTGTCGAGTTCGCGGTCGAGACCTACGGCGCCCTGAATTACGCGGTCAACAACGCCGGTATTGGCGGCGCCAGCGCCCCGACCGGTGAAGTCGACCTTGAGGACTGGGACCGCGTCGTCAGCATCAACCTCAACGGAGTGCTCTACGGAATGCGCTACCAGATCCCCGAGATCCTCAAGGCGGGGGCATCCGAAGGCGCCATCGTCAACATGGCATCGATCCACGGCACCGTGGCGGTCAATGGCAACTCGGCGTATACCGCGACCAAGCACGCGGTTGTCGGCCTCACCAAGAACGCCGCGTCCGAGTATGGCGCCGAGGGCCTGCGCATCAACGCGATCGGCCCCGGCTACATCGAGACCCCGCTGCTGAAGACCGCAGCCAAGGAGGTCCTGAACGGACTGGAGGCCAAGCACCCGCTCGGCCGCCTGGGCCAGCCCGAGGAAATCGCCAACGTGGCGACCTTCCTCCTCTCCGACAAGGCGAGCTTCATGACCGGCTCGTACGTGCTGGTCGACGGCGGTTACACCACGCTCTAG
- a CDS encoding GAF domain-containing protein, which produces MDEKGRGKTPHDGPTVLGGWIAAASAVTIISTLIATLPGQVEWFAVLCRYMIAAGGLSVTVLSFVKLRSESRAKDQLRQQTKAVQDELDAERVRTLTTTQGALASAAGDMVELAPLSPLDRRAKIDGIRRDIVQHACDLVKSDAPRASYFRLVDGAVPRRLEHERSAKRNRLDEPTSVFIENGDSDQDVWELLESGGDRFVLDTQTDAPDGFDRSKPRAYRTYITVGVRAKGIPLGLLTINSPEPGDLREIDRASMRVLARLLAAAEVLAMGPQQVNQAMNSRAGSGEVSQEAVTINASGEAGA; this is translated from the coding sequence GTGGACGAAAAAGGCCGCGGCAAGACGCCGCATGACGGGCCCACTGTTTTGGGTGGGTGGATCGCTGCCGCCTCGGCCGTAACAATCATTTCGACGCTCATTGCAACGTTGCCAGGGCAAGTGGAATGGTTTGCAGTGCTGTGTCGGTACATGATTGCGGCCGGCGGGCTGAGCGTCACCGTGCTCTCATTTGTGAAGCTTCGTTCGGAGAGCCGAGCGAAGGACCAGCTTCGACAGCAAACCAAGGCCGTTCAAGATGAACTTGACGCCGAGCGCGTGAGGACACTCACCACAACCCAAGGAGCGTTGGCGTCGGCCGCCGGCGACATGGTCGAACTTGCGCCGCTAAGCCCTCTCGATCGTCGCGCGAAGATAGATGGTATTCGACGCGACATTGTCCAGCACGCTTGCGATTTGGTGAAATCCGATGCGCCTAGGGCGTCCTACTTCAGGCTTGTGGATGGAGCCGTGCCTCGACGCCTTGAGCATGAGCGGTCCGCGAAGCGCAACCGACTGGACGAGCCGACCTCAGTGTTCATTGAGAACGGGGATAGCGATCAAGATGTTTGGGAGCTTCTCGAATCTGGTGGCGATCGATTCGTTCTCGACACCCAGACGGACGCGCCCGACGGCTTCGACCGATCGAAGCCGCGTGCTTATCGGACTTACATCACGGTCGGTGTGCGCGCGAAAGGCATACCTCTGGGACTCCTAACAATCAATTCGCCAGAACCTGGCGACTTACGCGAGATCGACCGCGCATCCATGCGGGTACTCGCACGACTCTTGGCGGCGGCTGAAGTACTGGCCATGGGACCGCAGCAAGTGAATCAAGCGATGAACTCGCGAGCAGGATCTGGTGAAGTGTCACAGGAAGCCGTTACGATCAACGCGAGTGGTGAAGCAGGAGCGTGA
- a CDS encoding DUF6602 domain-containing protein: protein MGALEQYWTGIGQWLQIQAESFNSLISHQGEKGRANELTVAEFLGRLLPPNLGIGSGLIIGADGSQSRQCDMIVHDIHKHPQLFSQTTQFVHPAETVVMTVEVKTTLDAEEVQRIGRNTTSVRSSRPASKDAPAPLVCVFAFSTSASATTTLKWFENLSPESRPDLVCVVNPGLVLVSAGEIMQCHCVLLHETTELGERLSKSWISPASPGSAALVGGSTYPVAKVKSTEIDGMRVFDPGRALLLFSVKALSGLGDRGQLGSSWWEEYLDSTTRETVEVGTGATADARG, encoded by the coding sequence ATGGGGGCGTTGGAGCAATATTGGACCGGCATAGGTCAGTGGCTGCAAATCCAGGCTGAGTCATTCAACAGTCTCATCAGCCATCAGGGCGAGAAGGGTCGCGCTAACGAGTTGACCGTCGCAGAGTTCTTAGGTCGGCTTCTACCTCCGAACCTGGGAATCGGGAGCGGCCTCATCATCGGTGCCGACGGCTCTCAATCTCGCCAATGCGACATGATCGTGCACGATATCCACAAACATCCGCAACTCTTCTCGCAAACGACGCAGTTCGTGCATCCGGCGGAAACCGTTGTAATGACTGTCGAGGTTAAGACGACACTCGATGCCGAAGAGGTCCAGCGGATTGGTAGAAACACAACCTCAGTGCGCTCATCTCGGCCAGCATCGAAGGATGCGCCCGCGCCGCTCGTGTGCGTGTTTGCATTCTCTACCTCTGCCTCGGCGACGACGACCTTGAAATGGTTCGAGAACTTGTCGCCAGAGTCACGACCGGATCTTGTCTGTGTTGTGAACCCCGGGCTTGTCCTCGTATCAGCTGGCGAAATCATGCAGTGTCACTGTGTGCTTCTTCACGAAACAACTGAGCTTGGCGAACGTCTCTCGAAGTCGTGGATCTCGCCTGCGTCTCCTGGAAGCGCTGCGCTGGTGGGGGGTTCGACGTACCCTGTTGCGAAAGTGAAATCGACCGAGATTGACGGCATGCGCGTATTCGATCCAGGGCGCGCATTGCTTCTCTTCAGCGTCAAGGCGTTGTCCGGCCTCGGAGACCGCGGCCAGCTTGGCAGCTCCTGGTGGGAGGAGTACTTGGACTCGACCACACGTGAAACGGTGGAAGTCGGAACTGGTGCTACAGCCGACGCTCGCGGATAA
- a CDS encoding SGNH/GDSL hydrolase family protein produces MRVWRLFAAAKLDVVPRPTGTPRAEAAGPLPHKVLLFGSGPAVGWGVRTHELALPGFVARELARSTGRGATVDVHASRTMTVESATASLPVGLDRYDAIVITLGINDALSLIRPAKWRQFTRHLIGEIRERTSPSTRIVVAGMQPLRSIPTYDSVFGSVADKHARMLNVITRQMCAALPNVAYAQFERGEAASDRHRSPEAFRSWARALVNELTCETATGTLDALPAKDSYVPVPSHLL; encoded by the coding sequence ATGCGAGTCTGGCGGCTGTTCGCGGCTGCGAAGTTGGATGTCGTTCCGCGTCCGACCGGCACCCCGCGGGCCGAAGCTGCGGGACCACTTCCTCATAAGGTTCTGCTGTTTGGTAGCGGACCGGCCGTGGGATGGGGTGTCAGGACACACGAGCTCGCACTTCCAGGTTTCGTTGCACGGGAATTGGCAAGGTCTACCGGCCGAGGCGCCACCGTAGATGTGCACGCCAGTCGGACCATGACCGTGGAGTCAGCCACAGCATCGCTTCCCGTAGGGCTCGACCGATACGACGCAATCGTCATCACCCTTGGGATCAACGACGCGCTGTCGCTGATTCGCCCGGCGAAGTGGAGGCAATTCACGCGACACTTGATCGGTGAGATCAGAGAGCGCACGTCACCAAGTACCCGCATAGTGGTGGCTGGGATGCAACCGCTTCGATCTATACCCACCTACGACTCGGTATTCGGATCTGTCGCCGACAAGCATGCCCGGATGCTGAACGTCATCACCCGCCAGATGTGCGCTGCACTACCGAACGTTGCGTACGCGCAGTTCGAGCGTGGAGAAGCGGCAAGCGATAGGCACCGCTCACCTGAGGCGTTTCGGTCCTGGGCAAGAGCGCTGGTGAACGAACTCACCTGCGAGACGGCTACCGGCACCCTAGACGCCCTTCCCGCCAAGGATTCCTACGTACCAGTGCCGTCGCATCTGCTGTGA
- a CDS encoding alpha/beta fold hydrolase — MPAALTTTRAAIAAASAISPRLGAELAFPLFMRVGPRLPVHARDRATHEAARRSSITVHGKRVEVYAWGHGTDVVLLVHGWRGRASQYATLVRELVAEGFTVVSFDAPANGDSAGRGTYIFEYVDAMRQLERQYGGFHTVVAHSFGLLAALSAIDDGMTAGRLVGVAGVAEANNLIEGFASVMRLTPATTGALREVFQRRVFPGQPDLFKRFSGLEHPVAVPLLLLHDRGDRMVPATQSEALAGVHEGSRLVVTEGLGHNRILAADQTLDAVLEFVTARERAGVSP, encoded by the coding sequence ATGCCTGCCGCACTGACCACCACCCGCGCCGCGATCGCCGCGGCATCCGCGATTTCCCCGCGCCTCGGCGCAGAACTCGCCTTCCCGCTGTTCATGCGGGTCGGCCCCAGGCTGCCGGTGCATGCCCGCGACCGGGCCACGCACGAAGCCGCCCGGCGCAGCAGCATCACGGTGCACGGCAAGCGGGTCGAGGTCTACGCGTGGGGCCACGGCACCGACGTGGTGTTGCTGGTGCACGGCTGGCGCGGACGCGCATCGCAGTACGCGACCCTGGTTCGCGAACTGGTCGCCGAGGGCTTCACCGTGGTGAGCTTCGACGCGCCGGCGAACGGCGACTCCGCCGGCCGCGGTACCTACATCTTCGAGTACGTCGACGCGATGCGGCAGCTCGAGCGGCAGTACGGCGGCTTCCACACCGTGGTCGCGCACTCGTTCGGTCTGCTCGCCGCGCTCAGCGCGATCGATGACGGGATGACCGCCGGCCGACTGGTCGGCGTTGCCGGAGTCGCCGAGGCGAACAACCTGATCGAGGGCTTCGCGTCGGTCATGCGCCTGACACCGGCGACCACCGGTGCACTGCGGGAAGTGTTCCAGCGCCGGGTCTTCCCCGGCCAGCCGGATCTGTTCAAGCGGTTCTCCGGGCTGGAGCATCCGGTGGCGGTGCCGCTGCTCCTGCTGCACGACCGCGGCGACCGGATGGTGCCGGCCACCCAGTCCGAGGCGCTTGCCGGCGTGCACGAGGGTTCCCGGCTGGTCGTCACCGAGGGGCTCGGGCACAACCGCATCCTCGCTGCCGATCAGACCCTCGACGCGGTGCTCGAGTTCGTCACCGCCCGGGAGCGCGCTGGGGTGTCTCCGTAA
- a CDS encoding caspase family protein codes for MPKPKPSKIAGRTVEWPELHGVENDLAAVRSMLLQAVHPLDAMSIITLIEPRDTTAANINDQLDRCVGKLEPGDTFILMLDGHGYHTPDVDSDDGDGWDEVFISSTGEPILDDEFAARWAKTPRDVTIIGLVDTCFADTSGNWLDHPAKHLSKPALPVTIRTRDGAPRFFFSASLQEQDAYETDAAGQRRGVLSAALADVWSLTEGSRESYATLFGYAQQLAAYYDRRQTTRARFTGPELSSVVNRPPFSV; via the coding sequence GTGCCGAAGCCGAAGCCGTCGAAGATTGCCGGCCGCACGGTCGAGTGGCCTGAACTGCATGGGGTGGAGAATGATCTCGCCGCCGTGCGGTCCATGCTGCTCCAGGCCGTTCACCCTCTTGACGCCATGTCGATCATTACGTTGATAGAGCCGCGTGACACGACTGCAGCAAATATCAACGACCAGCTCGATAGGTGCGTCGGAAAGCTGGAGCCTGGTGACACCTTCATACTGATGCTCGACGGCCACGGGTATCACACGCCCGATGTCGACAGCGACGACGGAGATGGCTGGGATGAGGTCTTCATATCTTCCACAGGCGAGCCAATACTTGACGACGAGTTCGCCGCGCGTTGGGCGAAGACCCCCAGGGATGTGACGATCATCGGCCTAGTCGATACCTGCTTTGCCGATACCAGCGGCAATTGGCTCGACCATCCTGCCAAGCACCTCTCAAAACCAGCACTTCCCGTGACCATTCGCACCCGCGACGGCGCACCCCGATTCTTCTTCTCGGCTTCCCTCCAAGAGCAGGATGCATACGAGACAGATGCGGCTGGCCAGCGGCGGGGAGTGCTGTCGGCGGCACTCGCCGATGTCTGGTCATTAACCGAAGGATCGCGCGAGTCGTACGCGACGCTCTTCGGGTACGCCCAACAATTGGCGGCCTACTACGACCGGCGCCAGACGACGCGGGCGCGTTTCACCGGTCCGGAACTCTCATCGGTCGTTAACCGCCCGCCGTTTTCCGTTTGA
- the dcd gene encoding dCTP deaminase, translated as MLLSDRDIKAELDAGRIGLDPLELSMVQPSSVDVRLDRFFRLFDNHKYPYIDPAEDQPELTHMVETTPDEAFILHPGEFVLGATFEQVTLPDDVAARLEGKSSLGRLGLLTHSTAGFIDPGFSGHVTLELSNVATLPIKLWPGMKIGQLCFFRLSSAAEHPYGSDIYGSRYHGQRGPTASRSFQNFHRTDVSVTEAGRPGA; from the coding sequence GTGCTGCTATCGGATCGAGACATCAAGGCGGAACTCGACGCGGGCCGAATCGGCCTGGATCCCCTGGAGCTGTCGATGGTGCAGCCGTCCAGCGTCGACGTGCGCCTGGACCGCTTCTTCCGGTTGTTCGACAACCACAAGTACCCCTACATCGACCCTGCCGAGGATCAGCCCGAGCTCACGCACATGGTCGAGACGACGCCCGACGAGGCGTTCATCCTGCACCCGGGCGAGTTCGTGCTCGGTGCCACGTTCGAGCAGGTCACCCTGCCCGACGACGTCGCCGCCCGGCTCGAAGGAAAGAGCTCGCTCGGCAGGCTCGGCCTGCTCACCCACTCCACGGCCGGCTTCATCGACCCGGGCTTCAGCGGCCATGTCACGCTCGAACTGTCGAACGTCGCCACCCTGCCGATCAAGCTCTGGCCGGGCATGAAAATCGGGCAGCTGTGCTTCTTCCGGCTGAGCTCGGCGGCCGAGCATCCGTACGGTTCCGACATCTACGGCTCGCGGTACCACGGCCAGCGCGGGCCGACCGCGTCGCGGTCGTTCCAGAACTTCCACCGCACGGATGTCTCGGTCACCGAGGCCGGCCGGCCCGGGGCCTGA
- a CDS encoding XRE family transcriptional regulator, giving the protein MVSIRINADVLRWALDDSNVRQAEFASKCGFDIHLVESWLNGESQPNTTQLRTLAKRLGRSIQFFMLPQPPESHTADVRFRRSMHNDTPEPEKEAGALRSAQRAQALVQWVEDGSADRSDLLVTHVQETPARYAARLQQHLGWTIADQRRATSKSAVFKALRLRIEQQGVLVLLQSAGKKGFRGFSLQQDPPLIYVNKDYSGAALRTFTLLHELAHLGRGTGGKTCYYDSDADERWCNQVATEFLLPRQDFLAYVERKGVSFVSSSDTSIIEAASRYFKASWYAIAIRLTEFGLAEQELVEFIRQNYDVERDPSTPIPGIDRSTPVLRAEEFGTAYIQSVRKAVFDSRLSELEAGRLLRANARQLSSLWQLTSGAG; this is encoded by the coding sequence ATGGTGTCGATCAGGATCAACGCGGACGTGCTGCGGTGGGCCCTGGACGATTCAAACGTCCGTCAAGCGGAGTTTGCGTCGAAGTGCGGTTTCGATATTCATTTGGTCGAGAGTTGGCTGAACGGGGAGTCCCAGCCCAACACAACCCAATTGCGGACCTTGGCGAAGAGGCTGGGTCGCTCGATCCAGTTTTTCATGCTTCCGCAACCCCCCGAATCTCATACTGCGGACGTTCGATTCAGGCGATCGATGCACAATGACACACCGGAACCAGAGAAAGAGGCTGGGGCCCTTAGATCAGCTCAGCGGGCTCAAGCCTTGGTTCAGTGGGTTGAGGATGGCTCTGCTGACCGGTCCGATTTGCTGGTCACACACGTGCAAGAGACCCCCGCTCGGTACGCGGCGCGACTTCAGCAGCACCTCGGATGGACCATCGCGGATCAACGCAGAGCTACCTCAAAATCCGCAGTCTTCAAAGCGCTACGGCTCCGGATCGAGCAGCAAGGTGTTCTCGTGCTTCTACAAAGCGCGGGAAAAAAAGGATTTCGGGGGTTCTCGCTTCAACAGGATCCGCCCCTTATATATGTCAACAAGGACTACAGCGGTGCTGCACTACGAACCTTCACGCTCCTACATGAACTAGCGCACCTCGGGAGGGGTACGGGGGGCAAGACCTGCTATTACGACTCCGATGCGGATGAGCGCTGGTGCAATCAGGTAGCCACTGAATTCTTGCTTCCGCGCCAGGATTTCCTCGCCTACGTCGAGCGAAAAGGTGTCTCTTTCGTATCGAGCAGTGATACGAGCATCATCGAAGCGGCGTCACGGTACTTCAAGGCCAGCTGGTACGCGATCGCAATTCGACTAACCGAATTCGGGCTAGCCGAACAGGAACTGGTGGAGTTCATTCGTCAGAACTATGACGTGGAACGGGACCCATCCACACCCATCCCCGGCATTGACCGAAGCACGCCGGTGCTGCGCGCGGAAGAGTTTGGAACGGCGTACATTCAGTCAGTCCGTAAGGCCGTTTTCGACTCGCGGCTCAGCGAGCTGGAGGCCGGCAGACTACTCAGGGCAAACGCCCGACAGTTGTCCTCGCTCTGGCAACTGACATCTGGGGCAGGGTGA